A stretch of DNA from Cryptomeria japonica chromosome 4, Sugi_1.0, whole genome shotgun sequence:
ATTTTTCAAGAAAAAAACCCATTTTTATTATTTTCCCATCTTGCTAAACAATCGAAAAGCCTTACATAATGCCTCTTTTATATAGAGGTCTTTGGACAATTCTATAATCTTTCTAGAAACAactaaataaaattgatttttgttttatataaaaaaaaaaaaagaaactatttTTTGTGTtccaaaaaaaactcatttttattATTTGCTCATCTTTCTAAATAATCCAAAAGCATTACATAATGCCTCTTTTATATAGAGGTCTTTGAACAATTCTATAATCTTTCTAGAACaactaaataaaactgatttttgtTTTATATAAAAACAAAGTGTATTTTTTTTGTGTTCCTTCTAGAATATTTTTAACAATATTTGATTTTTACATTTTATTGGAGGGAGAAATTACAcattccaacacccccccttaatttcAACCACCAATACTATGACATTCAAAATCCTTTGCTCTTGACTCTTTTTATGTCCATAACCAAGTCTGCTGGATTTGCAAATCTATTCCTTGATACCTTCAAATGATCTTGATGATGCCTTTCTTTTGTCTTTGTCCAATTGATGTGGTAGTCCTTCAAAACTTCAATCTGCAACTTCTAGAAACTTGAAATCGATAGACGTCTTGCCAAATACTTTCCTTTGACTTGAACCTGTTATGCCTTTTGAAAGCTTTTCTTGATTCCTATCAACTTTCACTTGTGAACTTTTATActtgaataatttttttatcatgTTTGTAATTTTCTACTAACTGGATCCAAAACTCCATCCACAATCCTTTTTCATACAACTTGTCACATATTCATTATTTGATTCTCTATTTCAACACATCTTTTGGCAATGATTTCTTAACCCACATAGGGTACAAGGATTTAAATCCCAACATTTTTCTTTCGTATGTCCTTTCCTATTACAATGTGAACACTACATAGTCATCATATTATGACCTGATTCACTTGACCCTATAACACATGTATTCATTTGTCCTTTACCTATAGCATATCCAAGACGTTCTTATTTTGGCTTCATTATTGGCTCAATCGGCTTTCTCATACCTTGTTCATGCTTTCCTAGTCCTTTACCTTTATAACCCATTCTCTTCATTATTTTCAAACCAACATTAAATTCATTGTCATTATAATGTTTAGCATTATCATTTTCTTTTTCACAATCTTTAGCACAAACTTCTTCAACAAAAACACATGTATCATAAGACGAATTCAAATCTATTGTACTCCAAGAAACAtcacacaccaatttctttgacTTCAAACATTCATTTTCCTCATTTAATTTTGACATTTCTTACTTGTATAAACTATTATCTGCTTCTAAAAACTTTACTCTTTGTAATAATTCCTCATTCCTTCTATTAATCTCATCAAACAAATTTAGCTTTTCTTCTAACTCTTTATTATTctcatcaaatttaatcaattccttcaaatgcaAAATATGTTTTTCTCTCAACCACTTTAACTTTTCCTCTAGATCTTCAATTTTCTCTGTATAATCAAAAATTTCATTTGaatgcttatatttttctacttGCATCTGTACAAATTTATCTCAGATAttagatttatattttaaaattattatagcTTCTTCCTCAAATTCTTCCAAACGACCTTCTTTATACAACAATATTAACTTTAATTCAACCAAAAAAACTAACATTTGATCTGAAAACCTTTTTAACAATTATTTACTCTTTTTTTAATGATAGCTCAataaaatgtaaaattaaaaaacacaaagATCACCTTACCATACTAAGTGCTCCTTCTCCCAACAACTTCCAAATTTGCAGCAGCTAACAATCTTCCACTCTTCCAAATTTTCAGCAGCTAACAATCTTCCACTCTTTTTTTCCGtgagctctaataccactttgatagggaagagaaagaaaactttaaaaaaaacacaaaacacagATTTTTCAAAGAAAAACTAATTTTTATTATCTGTCCATCTTGCTACACAATCTAAAAGCATTATATAATGCCTCTTTTATATAGAAGACATTTCTAGAATCTTTCTAGAAACaactaaataaaattattttttgttttatataaGAAAAACTGTTTTTTTGTGCTCCTCCTaaaatatttttaacaatatttattttttacattttattGAAAGGAAAAATTACACATTCCAACACCAATAAAATTACACATTCCAACACCCTTGGGTTGAAAACTTATCTTATATAGACGCAACCCTGTCTATATGGAAAGCAGATCTCAGCAGGGCTGCAGTGGGCACCTCGCAAACCAGCAGGTTAGATTTCTCTTTAAGATTCCTTTGGAGTTTTATCTTATACACTTTGCATTCCCTTCTATGCTCGTGTTTTTCTGATGGATTTTTGTATATCCAATCTTCGCAGCTCCGAAAGATGTCAGGCATGGAGTTGACAAGTATGTGCTTGTTGCTCTTCACAACTTTCACTGGATTATTCAGTTTGACACACTCAAATCCAGATGGTAACCTCCTTTCTCTTCTCACCTCAGTTCGATCTTGCAAATTTTAATTAGACCTTTGTATTTTTTTCTAGGCTTTCTCAACATCAACTGTGGCGCCATTGATAACATAACAGACAAATTTCAATTAGACTGGATTTCCGACTCCCCTTTCATTAAAACTCGCAAAGTTTCGACGTTGCGTTCATCAGGAATCATTTATTTGCAATTCTTGACATTCGCCTATTTTCCAAATCTAGAAGTCAAAAAATATTGCTACTTGCTCCCTGTGAAGCCGCGTCTGAATTACTTAGTAAGAGCATCTTTTTATCCTGATTCCACAACTCCTTTGGCAAGATTCTTTGATTTAGCTATCGATGGAATCAAGTGGAGGAATGTCAACCTATCTGGTATAGACAATGTGACTGTCATATATTACGAGATCATCTTGGCCGCCAAAAGAGAGAGTCTGAGTTTATGCCTTGCGCGCAATTCTCAAACAGAACAAAATAGCTTTGTTTTCATTTCAAGCATTGAGCTGCGGCCACTCGAATCTTCCATGTATAATTCAACGGATTTCCAAAATAGTGCCTTAGATCTCATAGGAGATCGCATATATTTTAATGAATCTTCCCACCCACTACAGTAAGTGTTGTTATCAGTGAAATTTCAACTTAATCTGACAAATTTTCGTGCACTGAGATGTCAATCGAGCAATTGTTGTTGTTAACCCCAACAGTATTGTACCCATGTTCGAACTCGTCTAATTCGAAGTTGAACTGTGATGGCAATTAGCAGGTACCCAGACGATCCATTTGACCGCAAATGGTCATCCTTAAAAGCACGTGACAGCACAGTAAAGATTGCTCCTGAGGACGACCAGAAAAAATCTTTAGGAAGCGAGTTTGTGAATAAACCGCCCCTGAACGTGTCAAGGACTGCTATTGCAATGGAAACAGTCACCAATATGACTATTTCACACATATTTCCGGATTTCTCTGACCCAGGAATTTactcttttgcaatttatttctgCAACATCAACCGGACAAACCTCAGTCAGAGATTTGTGGTCTTCATTAACGAAAACCAAATATCAGATTTTCTAGAGATGAAATATTTGGAATGCCGTCAAGTGAATAAAGATTTATATCTTGACACTCCTGATCCTATAAACATAATTTTACAACCCATTTATCCATCTGAGTTGGGACCCTTCATAAATGGAGCAGAAATGTATAGGAAGCTGGAGGTGCAGACGACTACATACTCCGGAGATGGTAACTTTATCTATTCCATGGCGATGTTCTAAAATTATCTGTTTTTTTTGCGTATTTaaatttgcaaatattgtatgCGCCCAGTGGCTGCTATCAGAAAAATAGGAGAGGCAAAAACTTTTCCAGACGATTGGACAGGAGGAGATCCATGTCTGCCAGCTGATTATTCATCAACAGGGATAATCTGCAACCAAGACGATCCTCCGCGAGTCATTATCATGTAAACTTCCTTGCTTATTTCAGTAGCCTAACAATTGATATATCTTACACTATTAATATGtatgatttaatttgatttttcttttgcaGAAATCTAACAAGCATGCATCTCGAGGGCACAATACCTACAAATATAGCAGACTTAACAGCACTTAAATACTTGGTAAGAGTTTAGTAACTCGCTTTTGCTGTAAGAAGGCTAGAATACAATGTTACTAACTCTAATCTGCCGGTTACAGCTGCTAGGAAATAATAATTTATCCGGCCATATTCCGGACCTCAGCTCATTGAAGAACCTTAGAAAACTGTAAGGCATTTCTCAGTAGTTACCATCTTAAATTCCTTGTATGAATGTGAAACCTAGTTTTTTTGTACAACTTTGCTAATCTTTCCATTTTTGTTCACCTGATGAAGGCAACTGCAAAACAATCAACTTACGGGAGGAATTCCAAGATCATTAGAGAAGCTTCAAATGTTAAGCCAACTGTATGTTTGCCAATTTCATCCATTATAACATTTTTCATAcagcttgtcttgtcttctttcgTTTCCCACATCACACGATAGCTTACGCTTTTTAAAATGGCTGTTTTTATTAAGCTTGTGTTTTTTCGTTGAAAAGATTTCTACAGGACAACAAATTAGAGGGAACCGTCTCAAAAGGATTAGTGAGACCTAGCTTGAATCTAGGGTACACTGATTCTATTTCCTCTTTCTATAAGCTTTTCATTTCATACTGAACAATCGATCAATAGGATTGGCGGTTTATGGTCTTGAATGTTTATCTACTCTTTAATACTGTTATCACCTTAATGATGTTAAACAGTTAAAGTCCACAAGGAAACAGAACTGTTATCACCTCGCTAATATACTTATTGTGAACTGTACCATGCAGCGTTGATCCTCAAAATGCTATTCCGGGAGGCAGCCGCAAATTTAAAGGTTGGGTTATCGGACTTTTAATTGGGTGTTCGGTAGTGTTAGTTTTAGTCATTCTTTCCGGAATTTTTCAATGGAGGCACAAACACGCATCGCAATCATTTCCAACCACAGATGATCCAACCTTGTCAAAACAATACCTTTTTGCAGGTATTTCGCCAACGTCTAGTATGCGAAAAGCAGCTTATTAGTGTttctatttttaaatattaaagttTTTCTTTAACTTTTTTCCACCTGCTTGGCACCACAAAGGGTAACTTTTGTTTATTTGTTCTTTGTCAGATGAAAGAAATCAAAATAACTATCACAGGGTGGCTATAGAATACACAGAGGAAGATATTAAAACTTCTACCAATAACTATTCCACACTCGTTGGTAAGGGAAGCTTTGGATCTGTATTTTATGGCAGACTTTCGGGATATGAGGTTGCAGTCAAAATACTTCACATTGATTCTAATCAAGGCCGGCAAGAATTCCAGAATGAGGTTGGTTCTCTTAAACAGAGACAATAAATCATCCATAAAGCAATTTTACTTAATTTTATCAATGATTATTCTCTCCGCGCCAAATTCTCGAGTAACAAATGTTGTCTGTGGTTACAGGTAGCTATACTGTCAAGAATATATCACAAGAATCTTGTAAATCTTATTGGGTATTGCAAACAATCCATAATGGCATTGGTCTATGAATACATGCCGTGTGGAGCATTAACTGATCATCTATATGGTATTTGCACATTTAAAATCTTGCGTTTAATTAACTTGAATTCACTTAAATATCAAACAAACAAGTATATGCTAGATTTTTTTTCCACTTGCAGGCGTTGCCAAATTGAAAACGCCGCTTGA
This window harbors:
- the LOC131061156 gene encoding probable LRR receptor-like serine/threonine-protein kinase At1g67720 isoform X2; its protein translation is MESRSQQGCSGHLANQQLRKMSGMELTSMCLLLFTTFTGLFSLTHSNPDGFLNINCGAIDNITDKFQLDWISDSPFIKTRKVSTLRSSGIIYLQFLTFAYFPNLEVKKYCYLLPVKPRLNYLVRASFYPDSTTPLARFFDLAIDGIKWRNVNLSGIDNVTVIYYEIILAAKRESLSLCLARNSQTEQNSFVFISSIELRPLESSMYNSTDFQNSALDLIGDRIYFNESSHPLQYPDDPFDRKWSSLKARDSTVKIAPEDDQKKSLGSEFVNKPPLNVSRTAIAMETVTNMTISHIFPDFSDPGIYSFAIYFCNINRTNLSQRFVVFINENQISDFLEMKYLECRQVNKDLYLDTPDPINIILQPIYPSELGPFINGAEMYRKLEVQTTTYSGDVAAIRKIGEAKTFPDDWTGGDPCLPADYSSTGIICNQDDPPRVIIINLTSMHLEGTIPTNIADLTALKYLLLGNNNLSGHIPDLSSLKNLRKLQLQNNQLTGGIPRSLEKLQMLSQLFLQDNKLEGTVSKGLVRPSLNLGVDPQNAIPGGSRKFKGWVIGLLIGCSVVLVLVILSGIFQWRHKHASQSFPTTDDPTLSKQYLFADERNQNNYHRVAIEYTEEDIKTSTNNYSTLVGKGSFGSVFYGRLSGYEVAVKILHIDSNQGRQEFQNEVAILSRIYHKNLVNLIGYCKQSIMALVYEYMPCGALTDHLYGVAKLKTPLDWHARLNIARQAADGLLYLHQGCYPPIIHRDIKCNNILLDNRMSAKLADFGMSKLLESSIGYIPTEVKGTMGYIDPEYFATSSLNEKSDVYSFGVALFEIISGVSPREGIVKSAHNLLSCGKIAELMDPSLCGRYDVESAWKVAEIAYMCVEIESMNRPKMSTVVKELEEAVKLAYGAKNYSASYTVASFNIGDMPSLR
- the LOC131061156 gene encoding probable LRR receptor-like serine/threonine-protein kinase At1g67720 isoform X3: MESRSQQGCSGHLANQQLRKMSGMELTSMCLLLFTTFTGLFSLTHSNPDGFLNINCGAIDNITDKFQLDWISDSPFIKTRKVSTLRSSGIIYLQFLTFAYFPNLEVKKYCYLLPVKPRLNYLVRASFYPDSTTPLARFFDLAIDGIKWRNVNLSGIDNVTVIYYEIILAAKRESLSLCLARNSQTEQNSFVFISSIELRPLESSMYNSTDFQNSALDLIGDRIYFNESSHPLHRYPDDPFDRKWSSLKARDSTVKIAPEDDQKKSLGSEFVNKPPLNVSRTAIAMETVTNMTISHIFPDFSDPGIYSFAIYFCNINRTNLSQRFVVFINENQISDFLEMKYLECRQVNKDLYLDTPDPINIILQPIYPSELGPFINGAEMYRKLEVQTTTYSGDVAAIRKIGEAKTFPDDWTGGDPCLPADYSSTGIICNQDDPPRVIIINLTSMHLEGTIPTNIADLTALKYLLLGNNNLSGHIPDLSSLKNLRKLQLQNNQLTGGIPRSLEKLQMLSQLVDPQNAIPGGSRKFKGWVIGLLIGCSVVLVLVILSGIFQWRHKHASQSFPTTDDPTLSKQYLFADERNQNNYHRVAIEYTEEDIKTSTNNYSTLVGKGSFGSVFYGRLSGYEVAVKILHIDSNQGRQEFQNEVAILSRIYHKNLVNLIGYCKQSIMALVYEYMPCGALTDHLYGVAKLKTPLDWHARLNIARQAADGLLYLHQGCYPPIIHRDIKCNNILLDNRMSAKLADFGMSKLLESSIGYIPTEVKGTMGYIDPEYFATSSLNEKSDVYSFGVALFEIISGVSPREGIVKSAHNLLSCGKIAELMDPSLCGRYDVESAWKVAEIAYMCVEIESMNRPKMSTVVKELEEAVKLAYGAKNYSASYTVASFNIGDMPSLR
- the LOC131061156 gene encoding probable LRR receptor-like serine/threonine-protein kinase At1g67720 isoform X1 — its product is MESRSQQGCSGHLANQQLRKMSGMELTSMCLLLFTTFTGLFSLTHSNPDGFLNINCGAIDNITDKFQLDWISDSPFIKTRKVSTLRSSGIIYLQFLTFAYFPNLEVKKYCYLLPVKPRLNYLVRASFYPDSTTPLARFFDLAIDGIKWRNVNLSGIDNVTVIYYEIILAAKRESLSLCLARNSQTEQNSFVFISSIELRPLESSMYNSTDFQNSALDLIGDRIYFNESSHPLHRYPDDPFDRKWSSLKARDSTVKIAPEDDQKKSLGSEFVNKPPLNVSRTAIAMETVTNMTISHIFPDFSDPGIYSFAIYFCNINRTNLSQRFVVFINENQISDFLEMKYLECRQVNKDLYLDTPDPINIILQPIYPSELGPFINGAEMYRKLEVQTTTYSGDVAAIRKIGEAKTFPDDWTGGDPCLPADYSSTGIICNQDDPPRVIIINLTSMHLEGTIPTNIADLTALKYLLLGNNNLSGHIPDLSSLKNLRKLQLQNNQLTGGIPRSLEKLQMLSQLFLQDNKLEGTVSKGLVRPSLNLGVDPQNAIPGGSRKFKGWVIGLLIGCSVVLVLVILSGIFQWRHKHASQSFPTTDDPTLSKQYLFADERNQNNYHRVAIEYTEEDIKTSTNNYSTLVGKGSFGSVFYGRLSGYEVAVKILHIDSNQGRQEFQNEVAILSRIYHKNLVNLIGYCKQSIMALVYEYMPCGALTDHLYGVAKLKTPLDWHARLNIARQAADGLLYLHQGCYPPIIHRDIKCNNILLDNRMSAKLADFGMSKLLESSIGYIPTEVKGTMGYIDPEYFATSSLNEKSDVYSFGVALFEIISGVSPREGIVKSAHNLLSCGKIAELMDPSLCGRYDVESAWKVAEIAYMCVEIESMNRPKMSTVVKELEEAVKLAYGAKNYSASYTVASFNIGDMPSLR